The following is a genomic window from Rutidosis leptorrhynchoides isolate AG116_Rl617_1_P2 chromosome 8, CSIRO_AGI_Rlap_v1, whole genome shotgun sequence.
ACCGTTGACTCCATGTTAAAGGTTGTTTATTTCGATTGTGCAAATGATCAAACAGGCTTCCATTTGGAATGTACTCGTACACCAAACATGGTTGTTCGAGTTCAACACAACAACCAAGAAGGTTTACGAGATTCTTATGGTTGACTTGACATAAGATCCGAACCTCGTTTAGGACTTGTTCGATACTTTTGGTGTTTCCGAGTTTAGCACATTTAACCGCTACATGGGTACCATCATCCATTACACCTTTATATACTTCTCCGAAACCGCCAACACCAAGAAGGCCGGTTGTTGAGAAGTTGTTTGTTGCCCTTTTAATCTCTTTACCGGTGAAAAGTGTGGCTGATTTCCCTGTGCCGCTTGCTCCCACAATCTTTTCTCGCTCACGAGCAAGTTTTTGTCGTGCTGCTTCTTCTTTTCGGCGACGAATGAACATTATCATGCCAGTTATAGTCGTTACGAATATCATCCCACCACTGCATACTGTCATTGAAACAAGTACAATTCGTTTGTGTCTAGACTTCTTAAGATCTGTTACAAAATCATTCAGAAATCATCAATATACAGATTCATCGGTGTTTAAAGgtcatttctaatttctttttatTTTGATCTTTTGTAACGACAAACACACACATTTTTGTCCGCGATAGAACTAGAACTCATAAACTCAAGAAGGTTAACGAAACTCCGTGGTACCGCTGGCCAGAAGTCCCCTCTGGTTAAATTTTGATTTTTAGAACAGCTAAAGCTACATACTAAACGGCTTTTGGCCCAGCGATATCAAGAAGTCTCATTAACCTAGAGGTCTTGAGTTTGAGTCCCATCGTGGACAAAATGGTTGTGAGTGTGTTTTCCGTTAATGAAAAAGAACAGCAAAAACCACATAATACTTGAGACTTAATACCTTTAGTACATTGTCCAGCTGCTGCGTTCCAATAGTATTTAGACTTACATAAACACCTTTTTGTGCCATCATGAGCATCTTTACAAGTAGATCTCATATCACAATGAATCTGTGTCGTACAGGGTGGCTCTGGTGGTAGGTCCCACATCAACTCCACCGCAGGATCCGGCCATTTACTGAATGGCAACGCGGTGTTTAAATTCACAAAGCTTTTGTAAGCCCTGCATCGTTCCATGGTAAGCCTAAGTGCATACAAACTTGTAGAACTTCcattataataagaacaacaacgcGGATCTTTTTTGCACACATCCATTTGAGGCGAGCCGTTTTCATAGTTTCGACAAGAACTTGTCGGCGTACAATCCATAGAATATGACAACATTGTTTCTGTACAGTTAAAAAAGTATATAGTGTTGCTTAGGGTGATAGTGAATGGTGACGAAGCGTTTAGTTGTATGCCTTGGGTGTAAAGATCAGTATTGACACATGTGTTCGGTATAAAGGGTGATTGGCTAATAACTAGTCGTTGATTTGTTGCGGATATTGAGATGATTGGATAAGAGTTATTGAGCGTGTCGAACTTTAATACACCAGCGTCGCACCGGATCTTGTAAGATTGGTGGCCGCAAGTAGGTGTTGTGCTGAGTGGATACGGGACTCGTGTGGTCCCACAATTTGGGCATGTAATACTTGTAACACAAATGAATTGAAGTACCAAAACTGCTATGAGAACCAACATTCTCAGTGGCATATTTAGTGTCACAGGAGCTAAGAATACTTTAACACAactagtaatatatttatataggtTGTCGGATATGAATCACGGTTTTGTTTTTCGATAGTACATATGTTTCATCTTGACGCATCAGTACGTAAAGTGGACCCACGTCCAAAGAAAACGCATCATGTTGTTTTGAGTAAAAGGTTAATTACGATAAATATATGTACTTGAAAACCTTAAAAAGTGATTTAGGGATGGAGGCCCTAATTAAGATCCCATAATAATGGGAGCAATCTCCATACACCAACTACACACGTAGCCAAAAAAAATTAAAGTTGACCTCGGTCACACCCTATGGCCTAATTCATGAAAGTTATAATAAAAAGATACGAACCTTGAATATATAACCATATCATTGACTTAATCTTTATTATATAATAATCAAGAATATCGCACAAAAAATATGAATCAAATCAGCCACATCGATCGAAATATATCTTGAGCGTGACTCATGTGCCATTAATTTATCATTTGATTTTTGTCACTAGAAAAATACAAGGCCTCTCAAATTCGCATactgttacttaataataataccattataTACCAAATTCAAATAAAAACACCTAAAACGGTTTTGTAGATCCGAGGACACATTGATGTACGATTAAGAAGACCTGATTAAGGTACCTTAAAGGGATGCTGAAAGTGGGTGGCGGTGAAATAACAGTTTCTTTCACACTCCGTCGCCAGGTTTGTTCAATTGCAGTTAAGGTTTTTGAGATGCAACTGTATGAACTCCGTCGCACCTGATTTCATGTTCAAACGTTTCAATTGTGTGTCCGCAACTACGGTTGTGGTGGTTGCAACCCTGGATGTCATGTTCGTCCGTCGAGTATTGATCTTTAATTGATTTTTTGTTGTTTTGCAAAATCTTTTGAGATATAACATTTGTATATCTTCTTAGACCATTCCCATTCATGACACCGTCATGGGCATttcctcagcgccacatcagctttctctcctcACCTTACTCAacacttcctcccataacactcccATAACACACCACTACTAACCATGACATACTCCATTCTCATTACAtaccccacaaaattaattaaataaataaatgtacaaCTTCAATAACAATATGTACAAGTTTGTTAAGCAAAATAAAGAAGAAAGAGAAGGTTATCCGTCCTGGAATGTGCTTGTGGAAGAAAAAAAGTATGGCGAGGGCAGTGAGGGCGATGGAGGGCGATGGAGGGCATGGACAATGCCATTGGAGCCCTCGAGGAAATGGGTGTATGACATAGGTGAGGGCGGACTGATGGGAATGGTCTTACTGGTATATTACATTTCAAAAAATATGACCTCTGGCCCTCTAAAAATATAATAATAGCACAACACAAATATTTAGGAGTTTGAAACCTAGTCAAGATAGACGGCTCATACACACGccgatttttatttaacaaatataCCTCAAATACACATGTTTGGAACTACAAATCACCTTAAATGATGTATACGTGCATTTTTTATGCAAAAAAATCAATCAATTTATCATAAAAAGAAATTGATGGTAGAGTCATGGAGATTATTTATTTTATGGTATTGTATAGAAGAGATAAAAAGAAATTGATTATCTTGATTTGGGAATCGTCGAATTGATGAGGATAATGACAGATGACGTTTGGATGCCCTAGTGATACTAATACGACGAATTAATTATACTTCATAGTTAATTTTTAGCTACCAGTCCCGATTTAATATAATGATATGGAATAGTGGGCTTTTTTTAGTTTTTGTAaaacaatttattatttatattagctTAATGAACCTAGTATATATGAAACTGGACgaatactgtaacgaccctggtttttcctacgttatttattaataattattattattaatacgcttgattaatcgaatgtatgttattacatttacatgttgctttaactgtccgtacttgaactttaaatgcccgaaacgtcttggtgacacccggaacttgcacgaataatattttcaagtattatttacattcatgattaattttattaatcatttaggTTAACTATAatggttagttagttacttgggcttaacttggacttttagtGGATTACTAGCTAACTACTCACTACTTGGGCCTTTTAAGAGTTAATGGACttgtataagcccaccctacttattacttgggttaattagcccactcttgaagcttgtaagtatcatttagcttGGAACTAACTAGTTTGACCATTTGGAATCTTgttggctcactatccccatgcacaccaccttattgtccaactttaagccttctttacatgctaataaccattaaACTTAACCTCTCCCCTCCCAATTCTGCTGAATGCCGAATCCATGTAGGCCTTTTAGTGGtgtttgatttcatttttccttcattactctcacttgctcactcatttctcataaacacacacacttgcttcatcttttctcttatctttctctcaagttcttctttctttcttgtaagtaacaacttcttttcttcttttctttgttggtaaaaactgatttctacatgaacataatcatcatcaatctttgttgttaaaacttttgttacttgttcttgttaaagattaattacttgtcttgattactagttattatttacttacttacttgtctttctttaccaagttacaagatcaaactttctagttttgattcttcatttatatcttgtatttaacaagaacatcaagaacataatctctctagttatgttctacatattttgtttcaaagaattaaagttcatagttgtataaactctttacttgtagttcttgaagtaactttgaagttacttcacttaaagatcaacttggttgaatctttaaaagtaagagcaactatgaatcatcttcttgtttagttaactttctactttatttatttcaaagatttaaagtttataatctttataattgttacttgtgttcttgtttgttgtatgttactagaataccaccttcatggttggtttaggcttatcatttcattttctttatttcctattattagttgcttactacacatttgaacaaggacatgaaaccaacaagagcttacactttggtgcaagtatcatggatccaacacttggttgtgatctttcttagtgttcatgaacttgttcataaacttacatgtaaccttggttcatcaaacacttacaacacttgcacttgagttatgatggacaaaccttggtcaaaatgatgttaacacatcaacgagttgtacacttgaagctatacacatcaaggatgagaaccatgatgagcatcaagcaccaagacaccggaactcacctaaaacccactgtttctgtccaaaagtttctgacctactgcttctggaacagaccagcagacctgggctgttctaaccttgatttttagatagaacttttcgagtagataacttttcatataggactcgtcttaatccgagttacggtttaggatttatggccctccgatcgttaccatgtcctttaacgttgtgcagaaatttctgacctactcgcacttagaccgtcgccacggtcaaaccaagacgagtttgcttctgtaaattttaccacacttaagggactcatagacggagccatgaccactggtctcaccttaattcagtaagggtagaggccgtggtgactgaccgaagtcagcctttgttttaaacgactttcataaacgagtcttacttgttacctttcgtttaatgatgattgatgatgacccttatgaccttaattacgtacttgtaaaccttttgagacgacttattgacttagtgctatttgacttaggttgaggatgtttggaccgttacttgcacaccactttccgactactaccttaccattactactaatcattgtgagttatagcattccctttttactttaacttattttgggaactgagaatacatgcggattttatgttttacatactaggcacgagtacttaaactttatatatgtgtgggttatataacggcagaaacattccctttagctcggtaacgtttaatcattggtttttgaaccgtgaacgcgaatcttagatatggatccatagggtttgacatccccactcgggctagtagcgctagcatttaacgagtgtttaatacttcgaggttatacgcacttgccaagtgcactttaagggggtacattaaacgttaagttagttaccgggtgcccacggttaagcatatacttttacatacttttgaaacgctcgttgtagcactgaaatctcgtggcctacttacattactgttatacttaaactatagctcaccaacctttgtgttgacctttttaagcatgtattttctcaggtgcatgaagtcgcttccgctatcttactagtcgtgctgtagaacccgctgcctagagttgttatcgcatgactacttatgttgcattcaaactttttacttatgaacttatgttatgtaacgaccattatggtcacgtacacttatttaatgcttctacttagcgaagcatacttttgatttgtaaaacaattgacgtatgttatgacgtcacttttatttataaatgtaaactctgttttgaaaacgcatatagtacttaaccttgtaatgatcctgttgttgatggtccgtacatgatgatttagtacggggcgtcacatttggtatcagagcattggttgtagggaattaggatgcattagtgagtctaagaccgacccgagtaggattcactaatagggctaatctacaacttgttagtttacttgtttccgctgaacttactgcatgctgctgcttactgttactgctatatgccatatgctactacgtgatttcactactgcatgctattacttgctttcgattgcatgctagtttcgtacgattactgatattgccatgctacttattgttatacatgatttaaactgttggcctattatttgcttgctttatgacatactgacatggaaaatttatttttccttgttcagatgtcggacgttccacctactgacatcccgagcggctcaggccccgttgttccacccactgctgcacctgttgctgctgctgctgctgctgccgacattccggccccgacacccactggcgaccccggcgcctctagttctggagctagctctagtgtgcctatcccggcgtcttcttccagacccctgaggcaactggctcgcattggtggcatggagatccccgcggagttcggggaaggacccttccgtaatcactggcgcacaccttgccgacgcactgccgacggccgcttagccgtgattacgccaggccgacaccgacagatgttggccgctttcggatatgttgagccacccgcaccaccaccgcatgattcagacgacggttcttccaccgatgcttcttcagacgacacctcatctgacgactccagtgatgaggaggatcccgctgaccgaccgattcaggcaccttctaccccgccgaagaagcggtatcgcttcgctggcataattcctggtcgtactgtcactgacgcttatggtcggcgtcgtaggatcactgctcgtaaacggctggtgccgtaccccgccgacccactgatattaccgtctccacccagagccggaccatccacttcagcaccaccggctccacctgcaccgccagcaccacctgccccaccatcttcctctaatgaggaaatgaggcgggagattgagattctccagactcgagttactgagctcgaggagcagatgactcatgttttggacatcttgtacccaccatcgccgtaggactttgtactagattctgtattgtaatctctttttgtaatttcatatttcacttatgtaatgtacgaacttattgtaatgtatgaacttattatcattaatgaatggaatttgtgttgttactttgtgcgcaagtgttctatttacgttatcatatcatggttttgtagtacttatatatgcttgcattacttaatcaacatgtgttgtgctgttttcatgttggttgttatatactatattattattatttgcataatggattttgacttgagtcaaaatgtttgtatagaacatcatggtcaacgggagatctatccccaccgcggcacaaattgaggaaatgattaacgagcgagtcgctgctgcactagctgaaagacaaccccaagttccaccaccaccgcctgtcaatccacctatcgtccgagatgggtgtacttacaaggaattccaaaactgcaagccacactacttcagtggcactgagggacccgtcggtctcaccagatggtttgaaaagt
Proteins encoded in this region:
- the LOC139863285 gene encoding wall-associated receptor kinase-like 20 translates to MPLRMLVLIAVLVLQFICVTSITCPNCGTTRVPYPLSTTPTCGHQSYKIRCDAGVLKFDTLNNSYPIISISATNQRLVISQSPFIPNTCVNTDLYTQGIQLNASSPFTITLSNTIYFFNCTETMLSYSMDCTPTSSCRNYENGSPQMDVCKKDPRCCSYYNGSSTSLYALRLTMERCRAYKSFVNLNTALPFSKWPDPAVELMWDLPPEPPCTTQIHCDMRSTCKDAHDGTKRCLCKSKYYWNAAAGQCTKDLKKSRHKRIVLVSMTVCSGGMIFVTTITGMIMFIRRRKEEAARQKLAREREKIVGASGTGKSATLFTGKEIKRATNNFSTTGLLGVGGFGEVYKGVMDDGTHVAVKCAKLGNTKSIEQVLNEVRILCQVNHKNLVNLLGCCVELEQPCLVYEYIPNGSLFDHLHNRNKQPLTWSQRLGISRDTAQGLEYLHFCASPPIYHRDIKSSNILLDNKLKAKVADFGLSRLAETDVTHVTTCAQGTLGYLDPDYYWNYQLTDKSDVYSFGVLLLEILTCQKEIDFSRPIDDVNLAAYIKRMVSEERLADAIDPMLKHNASTLELDSMKSFGFLAVSCLEERRENRPSMKEVSEEIEYIMGIVVTTSENISCSI